In Acipenser ruthenus chromosome 16, fAciRut3.2 maternal haplotype, whole genome shotgun sequence, the following proteins share a genomic window:
- the LOC117430584 gene encoding COMM domain-containing protein 5-like isoform X1: MSSAGKAAASAAGQPSDRTGFLGARIPSEVEVMTKHLKDLDKEMFRKILKAVVSALEGKDCRESMTAIAEHGNLSEEQLSYIIAGMYTLLKEALRLPASSLKQEVFKEDLRDIRIAEEFIADFASVIFGSRRAVLESAAAQQGTRRAGIADFRWRVDVAISTSSLARALQPSILMQMKLTDGNAHRFEVPVSKFQELRYNVALILKEMNDLEKRSVLKIQD; this comes from the exons ATGTCATCTGCCGGTAAAGCGGCAGCTTCAGCCGCCGGTCAGCCGAGCGATAGAACCGGCTTCCTCGGAGCGAGGATCCCGTCAGAGGTGGAGGTCATGACGAAACACTTGAAGGATTTGGACAAAGAAATGTTCAGAAAAATCCTCAAAG ctgTTGTAAGCGCATTGGAAGGAAAGGACTGCAGAGAATCTATGACTGCCATTGCTGAACATGGGAATCTCTCTGAAGAGCAGTTAAGCTACATTATAGCAGGGATGTACACTCTTCTGAAGGAAGCGTTGCGACTCCCAGCCTCCTCTCTGAAACAGGAG gtCTTCAAGGAAGATCTACGGGATATTCG GATAGCAGAGGAGTTCATTGCAGATTTTGCCAGCGTGATCTTCGGCAGTAG GCGAGCGGTGCTCGAGAGTGCTGCTGCTCAGCAGGGAACTCGACGGGCAGGCATTGCTGATTTCAGGTGGAGAGTAGACGTGGCCATCTCAACGAG CTCTTTAGCCCGTGCGCTGCAGCCCTCCATACTGATGCAGATGAAGCTGACAGATGGGAATGCCCACCGCTTTGAG gtGCCAGTTTCCAAGTTCCAAGAGCTTCGCTATAACGTTGCCCTGATCTTGAAGGAAATGAACGACTTGGAGAAAAGAAGTGTGCTGAAAATTCAAGACTGA
- the LOC117430584 gene encoding COMM domain-containing protein 5-like isoform X2 has protein sequence MSSAGKAAASAAGQPSDRTGFLGARIPSEVEVMTKHLKDLDKEMFRKILKAVVSALEGKDCRESMTAIAEHGNLSEEQLSYIIAGMYTLLKEALRLPASSLKQEVFKEDLRDIRIAEEFIADFASVIFGSRRAVLESAAAQQGTRRAGIADFRWRVDVAISTSSLARALQPSILMQMKLTDGNAHRFEFPSSKSFAITLP, from the exons ATGTCATCTGCCGGTAAAGCGGCAGCTTCAGCCGCCGGTCAGCCGAGCGATAGAACCGGCTTCCTCGGAGCGAGGATCCCGTCAGAGGTGGAGGTCATGACGAAACACTTGAAGGATTTGGACAAAGAAATGTTCAGAAAAATCCTCAAAG ctgTTGTAAGCGCATTGGAAGGAAAGGACTGCAGAGAATCTATGACTGCCATTGCTGAACATGGGAATCTCTCTGAAGAGCAGTTAAGCTACATTATAGCAGGGATGTACACTCTTCTGAAGGAAGCGTTGCGACTCCCAGCCTCCTCTCTGAAACAGGAG gtCTTCAAGGAAGATCTACGGGATATTCG GATAGCAGAGGAGTTCATTGCAGATTTTGCCAGCGTGATCTTCGGCAGTAG GCGAGCGGTGCTCGAGAGTGCTGCTGCTCAGCAGGGAACTCGACGGGCAGGCATTGCTGATTTCAGGTGGAGAGTAGACGTGGCCATCTCAACGAG CTCTTTAGCCCGTGCGCTGCAGCCCTCCATACTGATGCAGATGAAGCTGACAGATGGGAATGCCCACCGCTTTGAG TTTCCAAGTTCCAAGAGCTTCGCTATAACGTTGCCCTGA